The following proteins are encoded in a genomic region of Alnus glutinosa chromosome 8, dhAlnGlut1.1, whole genome shotgun sequence:
- the LOC133875557 gene encoding CASP-like protein 2D1: protein MRRDVDANATATSNDSLPLLRFLDCSLRVCVIPLSAATIWLTVTNQQDNSSYGKLEFSNLLGLKYMVCISAICAGYAFIAAISSWIRCLVTKAWLFFVSDQVVAYLMVTSGAAVLEILYLAYNGSRGVSWSEACSYYGMFCSRMKLALVLHGLALCCFIALAVISAFRTFSMFEPPALSSKEVEEERA, encoded by the exons atgagaagagatgttgATGCTAATGCAACGGCCACCTCCAATGACAGCCTCCCACTGCTCAGGTTCCTTGACTGTTCTCTTAGGGTCTGCGTGATTCCTCTTAGTGCTGCAACCATTTGGCTAACCGTAACAAACCAGCAGGATAACAGCAGCTATGGGAAACTAGAGTTCTCCAATCTTCTTGGCCTCAA GTACATGGTTTGCATCAGTGCTATTTGTGCTGGTTACGCTTTTATTGCTGCTATTTCCTCCTGGATCAGGTGCTTAGTAACGAAAGCTTGGCTCTTCTTTGTCTCTGATCAG GTTGTAGCTTACTTGATGGTCACATCTGGGGCTGCAGTGTTGGAGATACTCTACTTAGCTTACAATGGTAGCAGGGGAGTCTCATGGAGTGAAGCCTGCAGTTACTATGGAATGTTTTGCAGTAGAATGAAGCTAGCCTTAGTTCTCCATGGCTTGGCTCTTTGCTGCTTCATTGCTCTAGCTGTAATCTCAGCTTTTAGGACTTTTAGCATGTTTGAGCCTCCTGCCCTTTCTTCTAAAGAGGTGGAAGAAGAAAGAGCTTAA